The nucleotide window CGTCCAGCATAGCCGCTTTAGCTGCGAGTCTTGACAAACGTCCGGACGATAATTAACTAATAGCGTACAATAGGGTAAGGAGGTGATTAATGTGTTTAATCTGACCTACGAATTTAAGCTTAAGCCCACAAAAAATCAGGTAGCCATCTTTGAGGATTGGTTAGAGCAAAACCGTCGTGTGTATAACTACGCATTAGGTGAGCGTAAAGATTGGTTTAAGTCTCGTAGTTGTCAGATTAACGCCTGTTCGCTCCGGTCTGAATACATCATTTCGGCTGATACCCCTAGACCCACCTATAATCGGCAAGCAGTCGCCTTAACCGCATACCGGAAAACAAGTTCCAACCTAAAGCGGGTACACTCACAGGTACTCCAACAAACACTTAAGCGGCTAGAGAAAGCGTTTGTCAGTATGTGGGAAGGTGGACACGGGTTCCCACGGTTCAAAAAAGTTGGGACAATGCGGTCATTTGTGTTTCCTCAGTTAGGAGTTGAACCAATCCAAGAGAACGCGGTTAAACTACCCATGATTGGGTTGGTTAAATTCAACCAATCGCGCCCAATACCAGAGGGAGCAATCATCAAACAAGCCCGTGTAGTTAAACGTGCATCAGGCTGGTACGTCATGTTAACCCTACACTTCGACTTCGCTCAGTGGGATCTAGATGTGCCTCAGCCAATGCCCCACGGTGAAGCCATAGGCATAGATGTAGGTATCAGTCATTTTGTCGCGGTTTCTAACGGTAGATTATTCCCTAATCCCAAGCCCTTCCGGAAACTTGAACGCAAGCTTAAATTGCTGCAACAAAAAGTAAGTAGGAAGCGCTTAGGGAGTAACAACCGGAAAAAGGCACAAGCCAAAGTAAGCCGATTACACGAACGGATAGCCAACATCAGGAAAAATTACCACTGGGAGTTAGCGCATAATCTTTGTGATTGGGCGGGTATGATATTCGCTGAATCACTTAACCTAAAAGCGTTAGCCAAAGGAATGTTAGGTAAACACTGCCTGGATGCTGGGTGGGGGCAGTTCCTCCAGATACTAGAGCAGTGCTGCTTTAAGCGTGGTGTGTTTTTCCTCAAAACTGATGCCAAGAAAACGAGTCAGATATGCCCTAACTGTCTAACAGAAACGGGTAAAAAGCTGCTATCTCAGCGCATTCATTCATGTGGTCATTGCGGCTACACAACTGATAGAGACGTTGCCGCCGCTCAAGTAGTCTGCATTCGTGGACTTGCAGCCGTGGGACACACGGTCAAGATGCTTTCTGAGGGTAAATTCATTGGAATCCCTGAGACGAAAGAATCCCCGTCACTTTAGTGCGGGGAGTGTCAAATAAATGCTTCGCAGCCACTCTAGGGTTGCGCCAGATAGTCCAAATTGAATCCGGTTCACTAATTCTCCCCATTGATACAGTTCTGACAGAGAAAGGGATTGCTGAAACTTCTGCTGATAAAATTTCGCCCAAAAGTCCGGTGCTTTGTACCGATTCTTGCGCCAGCGCCTGCGCCAACAGAGGGTATCTTTCAGCGTGGGCGAGTCTACGCCTACAATTGGCGGGATATCGGCGTAACTGATAAACGTGCTGACTCCCTTGCCAACAACATGAATCACATATCGCCAGCAGTCAATGCGATAAATCTCATCAGGATGGAGATTGAGCAGAAGCGCAATGGCTTCTGGAGTAACAAATCGCTGTAACGGATGAGTGGCTCTTGATTTTAGCTGAAGTGTTGATAACATAGGAGATGCGCCCCAAATCATGGGGTTGTATTTTGATAGGACATAGCGATCGCTATCTGGCTTCGTAAACTTAGGTGCGATCGCTTTTAATTTGCTTAATGTAGACGAAATTTAAACTTTATGTCAAGAGGCGAACGAGTTCGGTTGCGGATTAGGGAACTAGCTGCCAGGGAGAACTGGACGTTGCTGGATGTCGCTGAACGGTCTGGAGTACCCTATAGTACCATCAAAACCTACGCGCGATCGCCAGGAATGACGATGGTGGATATTGGGGCGTTGCTGAAGTTAGCACGGACATTTGATGTATTGATAGAGGATTTGTTTGAGATTGTGAAGGAGTAGGTCATTTGTCATTCGTCATTTGTCATTTGTCATTTGTTATACTCGCTTCCGAAAAGAAGCAAGTTACCTTTACGTAAGGATTTGAGGAATATTTTATTGATGAGCTTCACACCCAGAAACCGTAGGGGCGCACAGACGTGCGCCCTTTCCACGGACGTGCTAAGCTGTCATGCATTTCATTGGGTATTAGTAGCGAGCAAGATGCTCGCACTACACGGCTTTTGCCCTTGTTGGCATTAAGGTTTAAATGCTGAACAGTTTAGCGTGAGTTCTGTTGATACTCTGGTGGTAAGCCCGGATTAAACATCACCACAAATTGGGCATTCGGCATCAGACGGCGGAGTATGCACAGATGACCATCCGCATCGGAACGGCTACGATACTGTGCTACAGTGACTCCTTGCATTTTGGGTAGCAGGCGAACCAGCACCCAAGGATAAAGGCGTTGTTTGTAAGGCATAATAAATGTGTCTCCATCTGAAATTGGAGCCAGAGCCAGTGCTAAGAGGTTGGTCGCCCGGAGGCACTGGCTTTCTGACCATCTGAAGTTCTGCCTTTATATTACGGGCAAATTCTGGTTAAGTCAATTTAACCATGAGGATTCTGGAATAAAACAGTAATGACGAGTGTGGGGGAAAAGCTTAAACGCCAACGTGAATCACTGCATCTGACGCAGCAGCAAGTCGCTGATCAATTAGGTGTGACGGTAACTACTGTGAAAAATTGGGAAGCTGGCAGACATATTCCAAAGCTATACCCCATCCAGACGAAAGCATTGTGTGATTTGCTCGATTTAACCTTAGACGAGTTGGCAGAGTATAGTTAAGGCAATCAGGAGGCAATGAGTTCAGGTCATAAGCTGATGAAGCTAAGAAAACGGTTAGGGCTAACTCAGAAACAGGTAGCGGATGCGGTAGGCGTCACGGATCAAACTGTGAGTAATTGGGAAGCTGGCAGATTTGAACCTCGACTCACGATTCGTCAGACACAGGCTTTATGTAGCATCTTGCAATGTCCTTTAGACGAACTTCCTAGTTTTAATGAAGCCCAAGAGTCAGACAGCAAACGTGAGTGACTGATTGGGAAAGGAATGTAGGTAAAGGCAAGACGCGATCGCTTAAAAATGGCTAATTTGGGAGAAAAGCTGAAACAACGACGAGAATCGTTAAATTTGACCCAACGGCAACTGGCTCATAAATTAGATGTAACGATAACGACGGTGAAAAACTGGGAAGCTGGCAGGCACATTCCCAAGCTATATCCTGCACAAATGAAAATATTGTGTGATTTGCTAAACCTCACCTTGGAAGAGTTAGCCGAGTGGCATATTTAGTAAATACATGAATAGGCGGTGCGTTACGCTCCGCTAACACACGATGGCGGCTCGGCACGCTTACGTTGCTGCCCCCTAGTCTTCAGTATCTCTATAATTGATAATAAACGCCATTTTGGAGTATATCGCTAATGCCACTTGCGCCAGCCGAAAAACAATGTGGGAAACTCCCCCAGCGAAAGATCCCAAGAAAATGTCTGATGATGAGATTAATGCCAAGTATGAGAAACGAGAAAGAAGAATACTCACTGAAATGAATCGTGAGAAGCTGCCCAGTTTTGTCAATGCGCTCAAGAAACCGGGATATATAGAGATTAGACCGTTTTTCCATCGGCGAAAGCGTTGGGATGAAAAAATGCAATCGCGCTTAATTGAGTCATTTATGCTTAACATTCCCAGGGTAAGAGCATCTAAATTAGGCTTGACATAAGGAGTCAGAGTAATTTAAGGTAGAGTCAATGAAACACGAGGAAAGAACTCGAATCATATAATCGTTATCCATAGCAGTCCGTTTCATTTTTTGTCGGAGACTACGTTGGTAAGTTTGTTCACGATTGAGCGCATTGAGAGCAATGCGTCGGAGGAGAGAAAAATTCCGGGGACTGTGGAAGGAGCGAATCCGACAAGCATCTTCTGCGAAAGTACAATCCAGAGTCCAATGAGCCTGGTTTTCAATACCCCAATGTTTGCGGATAGCTCGACCTAAAAGTAGGGCGTCACTGTGTAAAGAAGTCAGATAAAACTGAACATCACGAGTAGTGTGATTCCAAAGACGGCGAACCCGGATAACCATAACAACACTTTGAATTCCTACCCAAAGTCGGGGTTGGTAAAGTTCGCCAATAGCCGAAGCCGGAACCGACCAGACTTGACGGATTTCCGTGCGATAATGTCCTTTTTCAATACGTTGATCATAACTGACATCAATGCCTTTAAAATTCTGTGCCGAAGCCTGTTCAAACCATGTTTTAACCTGGTGGTAGAGAGTCGGATGATTTGCCTTGAGTGCCAGGACATAATCCGCTTTCTTTTCGATAATCTTTTGAGCAATTTCGGTTTGAGTCCCCATCGCATCAATGGTGATAATAGCATCGGTGATATCTAGTAATTCTAATAAGGCAGGAATAGCTGTAATTTCGTGTTTATTTATCTTCCACTTTCATCTGTGCTAATACCAAGTTTTGTTCACTTGCCCAGGCACTAATCATATGTAGTGCTGATTTTCTTTGATTTCGGTCGTAAGAACCCCGAATTGTTTTTCCGTCTATGGGAATTATCTCTCCTCCCATCTTGGTCACCAGAGTTTCTACCCATTTGAGAAAGCAACGATTCAATTCTTCTGGGTTGATGAACTCAAATACCCGTCGGAAAGTGTCATCGGACGGGATTCCGTTTGGTAGTGCTAAAAATTCTTCTAACCACTGTTGCTTACTGATGCCGTAATTCTCAATATCTTCCCACCCTTGCGCTCCGGCGATGACGGCAAGAATCGCAATCACTAAAATATCGGTGAGTTGATGTTTCTTTGTTCGCTCTACTCTTGGATCTCTTATGGAGCGAAAAATTCTTGACTAAACTCTGTTGAATAACTTCAATTGAGACGGCTTCTTCTGGCTTTGGCTGATGACGATTACTTTTCTTGGCTTGATCCGATTGAGTTTCAAATCCTTCAGACATAAAGCTTCATTCCTGGAGTTTCAAGGGTAAGCGCATTGCTGTAATCTCACTTATGCAAGCTAGCTATGTCAAGTACATTTTTTATCGGTTTGCTTGTCCAAGTCAGGTTGACCTATATCAAGGGCGCGATCGCAAACCTCTTCCTCTTGCTCCACCATGACCGCCCAACCAAGTTTTTGGTTCACCCCGTCAGGGGCGCGATCGCAAACCCCTTCATCTTCCTCCATAATCACCGCCTGATCACCGTTTTGGCTTACCCCGTTAGGGACTTGCGGAAAAATAGAATACCAGTCATTGTAGAGGAGAGGAGGCTTCTCAAAGCAATGCTGTTGAACACTATCATGCTCAAAGAGAACTGGGATGATACTAGCTCAAACCGTACTAACTACATTCTGGCGATGCCATTCAGGTATAGTCTAGTGCATCGCGGCAGCAATCCTTGAGCAGCTCACCCTACTGGCGTGACCCAGCTAAAATGGTGCATTAGTATCGGGGAAAACGGATTTAATAATGAGAACACCCCTATACTGGACGCGATCGCTCTCCAAATATCTGGATGAGTCCACAACCACCCGCCAACAAGAATTTGAGAACACCTTTCTACTGGACGCGATCGCAACTTCATGTTATTGAGGTTGTCACACAATAGTCGGATGTTAGGAGCATGAGGATAGTCAACATCTAATAGATGTTTCACCTCCTCTGCCCAGTCCTCGCTGGTGCGACTATCCCGACAACTTACTCGTCGCCCGCCTCGATTGGGGTCAAAGAACATGAATCTGAAGTTCCCCCATACAGATGTACTGCACCCAGCGTCAAGCCTTATACTGTAATAGTTTTAACGCTCAAGCCCCTCAAAAATCGTACATAAGTAGCACTGGCAAGAATAGCGCGTTGGCGATGCCTGCTGAAGAAGGAACCTATCGCGCTATTCTTCCAATAAACAATCTTATCGGTGAAAACCCTCGCTACATCACAGTGAGGCAGTGCAAGATTTTTTGGCTGGGGGAACTTCAGGTTAATGCATAGGTTTGACCAAAGGTCAATATAATATATTATATTATATTAGTCCTATATTTGCGTATATCATACGCAAACTTATTTTAGTTTTTCCCTCTCCTTGTAAGGAGAGAGTTAACTAGGGACAATTGTGATATCCCATTTAGGCAATGTTTCAGAACGCTGCCAGAAGGGATAGTAATCTTCTAACTCTGTGGGCAGGACTTTGATGCCTTTTTCATAGATGGTTTCGATGTGATGGACAATTGGAGCAATTCCCTTCCAAGTCATATTGGCAGCCCATTGTATGGCAGCTTCTACTGAGTCTAAAATGGCACCATTCCAATAGTTTTCTAGGACGGCCCAACAGCGTTCTATCGGATTGTACTTGCTGTGGTAGGGAGGATAGTAAATCAGGCGAATTTTTACATCAATCTCTTGGGAAAGTTCAACCATTCGTTTGATAAATTGGGTGCGGTCACTGCGAGTTGCTACACCGCCATCAAGATCAATCACCCATTCAGAAATCTCCGGATAATCGGGTTGATTTTGTTTCCACCAAGCAGTTAAACAATCGACGATAAAGTCACTAGTTTCAACAGAGTGACCCATATAAATCGATAATTGTTCGCTGTGGGTGTTGAGAATACCAAAGGGGATTAAGATACCTTGCCACTGGGTATCGTGGTCATCCGCCTTTTTCGGCTTCAAAGTCCGTGCCTTACCACCTCTGGACAGATTGCCAATTTTGACCTTGGCTTTGGTATCAATAGATACTCGCAACGATTTGGGATTTTCATCTGATGCCTGATTCTGTTTAAATACATTATCGAAAATGGCATCGGTTTGAGGCGTTTTTTTTAAAGGTTTTGTTTTTTGGGTTTTTTTAGGCGATACCCCAAGCGGTTGAGAATTTCACCTATTGTCTGCCTAGAGGGCAAGTCGCTCTCAGAGTAACCAACTTCGTTTACTAATGCCTCTCGGACTGCTTTGGCACTGATGCGCGTATATAGAAAGGTCGATTGAAATTTTGGGTCGGCTTGGGCTTCTCTATCTACCAGGGAGTGGATATCCGCTTCTAAGTTAGGCAGCACTTGTTCCGTTTTGTGTCGCCCTCTTGCTTGATAGTTATCTACACAGATAAGTCCGGTTCGCCGTTCATTCAATCCCAGTTGTACGCTATGGCGATTCCAGCCCATAGCGGTTTCCGCTTTGCGGGCTGACCCATCAAAATAATCTTCGGTGACAGACGCGATAAAATCTCGTTTACGGTGACCTGTCAGTTTCTCACTGGCATCTTTAAACGTAGCTAGTACAGTTTGAGCTAGTATCATCCCGGTTCTCTTTGAGCATGATAGTGTTCAACAGCATTGCTTTGAGAAGCCTCCTCTCCTCTACAATGACTGGTATTCTATTTTTCCGCAAGTCCCTTAGGGGCGCGATCGCAAACCCCTTCGTCTTCCTCCATAATCACCG belongs to Coleofasciculus chthonoplastes PCC 7420 and includes:
- a CDS encoding helix-turn-helix transcriptional regulator, whose amino-acid sequence is MSSGHKLMKLRKRLGLTQKQVADAVGVTDQTVSNWEAGRFEPRLTIRQTQALCSILQCPLDELPSFNEAQESDSKRE
- a CDS encoding RNA-guided endonuclease InsQ/TnpB family protein, giving the protein MFNLTYEFKLKPTKNQVAIFEDWLEQNRRVYNYALGERKDWFKSRSCQINACSLRSEYIISADTPRPTYNRQAVALTAYRKTSSNLKRVHSQVLQQTLKRLEKAFVSMWEGGHGFPRFKKVGTMRSFVFPQLGVEPIQENAVKLPMIGLVKFNQSRPIPEGAIIKQARVVKRASGWYVMLTLHFDFAQWDLDVPQPMPHGEAIGIDVGISHFVAVSNGRLFPNPKPFRKLERKLKLLQQKVSRKRLGSNNRKKAQAKVSRLHERIANIRKNYHWELAHNLCDWAGMIFAESLNLKALAKGMLGKHCLDAGWGQFLQILEQCCFKRGVFFLKTDAKKTSQICPNCLTETGKKLLSQRIHSCGHCGYTTDRDVAAAQVVCIRGLAAVGHTVKMLSEGKFIGIPETKESPSL
- a CDS encoding helix-turn-helix transcriptional regulator encodes the protein MTSVGEKLKRQRESLHLTQQQVADQLGVTVTTVKNWEAGRHIPKLYPIQTKALCDLLDLTLDELAEYS
- a CDS encoding helix-turn-helix domain-containing protein, which encodes MSRGERVRLRIRELAARENWTLLDVAERSGVPYSTIKTYARSPGMTMVDIGALLKLARTFDVLIEDLFEIVKE
- a CDS encoding helix-turn-helix transcriptional regulator, translating into MANLGEKLKQRRESLNLTQRQLAHKLDVTITTVKNWEAGRHIPKLYPAQMKILCDLLNLTLEELAEWHI